The Triticum aestivum cultivar Chinese Spring chromosome 5A, IWGSC CS RefSeq v2.1, whole genome shotgun sequence genomic sequence ACTCCGAGTCTTCCTAAAGAAATAGAGTGGGTCGCTGTTGGTTTGTGCACGTGTGTTCGACGTGCTTTTGTGATGTCTGCCGCCCCGTCGGCAGGAGCGGGTGTGGTCATGGTGTCTCGAGAATGGGCATGGCCCTGTGGTGCCATTGTTTTACTGATGATTTTATTCTATGAGTTGAGTAATACAAGttattcacccgcaaaaaaaaaagttttAATGGGTTTGGTCTCATTTGTATCCTTTGTACCTAGTTTTCCATAATAAACTgaaaacaattttttaaaacaaaATCTATATAAAAAATGGGACCAATccaagggctaaccctcgttggtttttctttataggagaaactccgtCAGCACCGCGCGTCCGTGCCAAGACTTGAACTTgggtgggctggcagcaacctcaGCTGCCCAACCAACGGGTCAACACCCTGTCCTCCAAACAAAATCTATATAGAAAGGGTAAAAATGCCGTGCGTTTGGAAAAGAAAGTAGGAAAACAGAGTGAAGCAGGTACGATACAATCGACCAGTGACTTGCAACTAGAGACACTCCCGTAGCATGAAAATCTATGATGCTACCAGCAGATTCTACAAGTCAATCCCACGAATGGCACTGTGTTTTGAAGATATACAATACCGTCAATGCACCTTCGCGCGAGGACGTGTGACTAAGGCAGTTGAGAACAGCAGTGCTACATGCACGACACTGGCCGGACGACATGCAGACGATATGACATATCCCACCATCAGAGTCCAAGGCAAAACATCTCCAGCGGTTGGATTAGCTATCGTCCTCGTGTCGTTCATTGGAATTGTCGTGTGTGTAGTAGTTTCGAATGACGATATGATGGTACGAATAATCATAGACGGTTGAGCAAATCGAAGCTGCAGAGCCGGCCAGCTCTTCACCTAAACCAAGAAAATTGTAGCTACCACCTCTACGTACCTCGACCACACAAAGCACCTCCCTTTTTGGACTGACGACGCACGCACAGACATTCTGAATCTGCCCAACAACCGACCTAATCACACGATCACTTCGAACTGTATAAATTTCCAGCCATTGACCCATGTTCATACAACGCAGCAGAGCACAAGCAACATCTTGCAGTCACCTGCtacacaaaagagagagagagaaccatctCTCAACAGTTCTCCTTCGCTAGTTCTAGCGATATGGCTTCCAACGCGAGCATGTTGGCCGTGATCATGGCGTGCGCGCTCCTCCTCGCCGGCAGCATGTGCCACGCCGCCCGCAACCTGGCCGACACTACGCCGGCGGCTGCCGCTCCGGCTGCTAGCGCCGTCCCTGGCCTGCCGGCCATGCCGACCTTGCCTGCCGTGCCCACGGACACGGTCACCCTGATGCCACCCATGCCGTCCGTCACCCTACCAACGGTGCCGCAGGTGACACTACCGCCCATGCCCTCCATCGTCGTGCCCAAGGCGGTCCTGCCGCCCATGCCCAAGGTCACCCTCCCCACCGTGCCGCAGGTGACGATGGCGCCGATGCCCGCGATTGTTGTGCCCAAGGTGACCCTGCCGCCGTTGCCATTCATCCCGAATGTGAACGTGCCTATGCCGTTCGCGGCACCACCCCCGTCAGCGTAGACGCACCCACGCGGCGGTGCTCTTGCCCTGTCCACGATAGGGCGCCGTTCATCTGAGTGTGGCGTCAGGTCACTCCGTGGACATGGCGTACATTTCCTTACATGGAAGCTCGGTGTTTTGTATGCGATGTATCACAGTATCAGTAATTCTTGCTTTTTTTTACGTCTCAGTAGTATATGTATTGGTAGTGTTTGAATGTTGAGGGTTTTGTCCCATTGTATGTATTTCTTGATCTTCTTAAATACACACTATTTACCGTATGCTATCTTTGTCTTTTATAACTCTAATAACAGGATCCGTAAAAAAAAACTATGGGTGAGGGTACAATTTTCACTTTCCTGTCAGGTGCTCCAAAATACAGTAAAAGAGAGGTCATTTAGCTCTTTTTGAGCCAGCCAAAGAAATTGTGAATTACAAAAATAAAATGCAAGTTGCACAAAGTAGCGCAATTACTCCAAAAGGCAAAATTACACAAAATAGTGCAAATTGCATAAGAGAGTGTAATTGCACAAAATAAAAGTACAATGCAAAAGGTGTAGTTGCCCAAAAGAATAAATACGGTTGAACCATACAAATGTGTAACTGCACAAAAAGGCGCAAAtgcacaaaagatttttattgcaGACAAAAATTATAATTGCTCCCAATAACTGAAATGGACAATTTATTTCCATACCCGGTAGACAAAAATAActacaaaagaaagaaaataataGGTGCCCAAGATGAATAACTAAAACTCTTTTGGAAAAACAAACACAAACATTCTTTACTTTCTTTCGTAGGGTAACTAACATTCTTTACCAAATTACTTGATGTTCTCGGTTTGTCCTAAATCCAACTTTTTATAGTTCAACTGTCGGGAATATGTAGCAACATATGTCAGGAGGTGGCTAATCATGAAGAGGGACAAGAGTACATCGCCGGGCTCTAGAGGCGGGAGTGAGCGAGACCGCATACGCCTGCGAATCTttcccaggttcggggctctccgtggagataacacctctagtcctgctctgcagggtcttcgCATGATGACTATCGTCAATAGAGTAGCTacaagattgctccttgagctgtttcggctagaggaggaggaagagcaaggCTAGCCCTAACTTCTCCTTCTACAGGTGTGTGTGTAATGGCTAGGATTCTGAAACCCCTTGCATGGGGAagcccgaggggtttatataggcctacccccaagggtacaatggtaatccggccgggtgtaggacccggccgtcagCGTCTCTGGGCGCCGGCTTCTCCTCCGGCTGCTAGGGCCCACCTCTTGGTGGATCCCGCCGGCTGTAGTGTACTCGACCGACAGGCCgggcccgccgcttgcgggtcttgctgATCGCTTTATACTGTAGCCTTGCTACTAATGATGGAGGctttgtcgggggggggggggagcgtggctacagtcccgccaccTGGCGGGCGCTCACTATAGCCATACcccgtctcatctggttaatggcacACAAACTTTGAGGGAAgggagggccgcctgctaggagtcggccagcCCTTGACGCCGCCTTATTGGGGTTCGCCGCCTTCTGATGGCTCgtggacaggtagggcccgccgcctgcgggccgtaccaacCGCCCATCGTGGGAGCGTGGCTCCCTACATCGTAGGTGATGTCACGGGCTGCATGGAAACAGTGCCCCGCCGGGTGAGGGGTGTCCGCTTGGTACGCCCGTACTATGGCCACGCTCAGCCCTAGATTCGGGGTGGCAggttgtactgtagccacgccccgtctaaTTGCTATaaatgggtgcaaactttgaggtggcACGGGGCCGCCTGCTAGATGCCAGCCCCATGGGGGCGTCTATTGGGGGCGCGCCGTCTCCTGGCAGCCGGCCGTCGGACCAGACGGCCCGAAGGGTCGGCCTTTCGTCCGCGAGGTGTGAGGGCGCAGTCggtcccgatgtcttgaaatatcatggagagctgatgaggctacccgtggttatttactccgatagtagtcccaaAAACTGGTGGGGTGTCGCGGCTGAAAGTCAGGGAGCCTGAGCAGCTTCCTTCTCCGAGTATCTGGTAATCTTGCTTCGTCCGCCTTCTGGAAACGCCGACTGCTAGGAACCGCCCATGGAGCGGCCGGCTGACTGGCAAATTCAAAATGTTGAAGTAGAGGCCGGGTGGCTTGCCAGCCGGGTGGTAGGCTTGCCGCCCGTTGCTCATTTGCCACGCGGCGCCAGCAGAAcaggccagcctgccagcccacgcgcgcgatgggacgtcgccgcaggcccgggcccgccactataGGACCCCGGCGCGCGcgcggatccgttgcggccgaggCTGACGGTTGCCCTTTTGGGGCGCAGTAACTCCGCGCCGTTATGGCGCGGAAGGTGCGGGGGCGTGGGAgaagtgggcacagttaatcccacgttcccccacgTTTCGCCCCCTCGGTTCCGCCGCCACAGCCTATAAGAGAGGGGAGGAGGGTGTGGTGGAACGCAcgcgcactcccccccccccccccccccacgtcgcCGCCGGAGCACAACCACCGTCTGCCGTCGTCGGACTTCCCCGCATCGCCGCAGCTTCGACCTCGCGCAGCCACCTCGCACCGCCGCCGAATGACCAAGCCCATGGCGCGCGGCGGCCGCTCAggtgactgggacggctccaacgtccacgaggatacCGTCTCTGTCAGTGCGCCTTCGCTCGAGAACGTGTGACTGATGCTGTTGAGAAATGATGGTACGAATAATCAAAGACGGTTGAGCAAATCGAAGCTGCAGCGTCGGCCAGCTCTTCACCTAAACCCAGAAAATTGTAGCTATCCCCTAGCTATCTCGACCACACAAAGCACCTCCCTTTTTGGACTGACGACGCAGGCACAGGCATCCTGAATCTGGCCAACAACCGACCTAATCACACGATCACTTTGAACTGTATAAATTGCCAGGCATTGACCCATGTTCATACATCGCAGCAGCGCAGAAGCAACATCTTGCAGTCACCTGCTACACACGAGACAGAAAACCGTCTCTCAACAGTACCTTCGCTAATTCTAGCTATATATATGGCTTCCAACGCGAGCATGTTGGCCGTGATCATGGCGTGCGCGCTCCTCCTCGCCGGCAGCACGTGCCACGCCGCCCGCAACCTGGCCGGCACGACGCTGGCGGGTGCCGCTCCGGCTGCTAGCGCCGTCCCTGGCCTGCCGGCCGTGCCGACCTTGCCTGCCGTGCCCACGGACACGGTCACCCTGATGCCGCCCGTGCCGTCGGTCACTCTCCCCACCGTGCCGCAGGTGATGCTGCCGCCCATGCCCGCCATCGTCGTGCCCAAGGCGGTCCTGCCGCCCATGCCCAAGGTCACCCTACCCACCGTGCCGCAGGTGACGATGGCGCCAATGCCCGCCATTGTCGTGCCCAAGGTGACGCTGCCGCTGTTGCCGTTCGTCCCGAATGTGAATGTGCCTATGCCGTTCGCGGCACCACCCCCGTCAGCGTAGGCACGTCCTCGCGGCGGTGCTCTCGCCCTGTCCACGTCTACGATAGGGCTCCATTTCGTGTGAGAGTAGCGCCAGGTCACTCCGTGGACACGACGTACATTTTCTTACATGCAAGCTTGGTCTTTTATATGCGATGTATCACAGTGTCAGTAATTCTTGCCCTTTTTTTACGTCTCAGTAGTATATGTATTTGTAGTGTTTGAATGTTGAGGGTTTTGTCCCATTGTATGTATTTCTTGATCTTCTTAAATACAAATTACTATTTACGGTATTTGTGTTTTTCCCACATAGAAATTTCTATTTAGAGCATCTCCAAACAGGCGCACGAAATATCAGGCGTGTGCTGGATAAACCGCCAGCTTGGCGCGCGAGAGGCCGCGCGAGGCGCTCCAGCAGGGAAAAGCGGCAGCGCGCGGTGCGACGCCTAGCGTACTGGTTAAAAGCCGTGCGCCAGTACCCGCCAACCGCCATGATTTCCCTACCGCCgcgccttcttcctcgcctcttccagcgccccgccgccgccgtgccttctCCCGCGCCTCACTGCCGCCCCGCCGTCTCccccgccatgccgccgcgccccCGAAGCAGCTCGGGCTTCCACGACGTCCGCCTCCACCCCTCCAGCGTGTATTACGCGGAGAACGCTCTGGCGATACACGCCTCGGGCTCGGAACAttcgaggccgcccgcgcgtacgacgcgctGGCGTGGCACCTCAGGAGGCCACAGGCGCAGATGAACTTCTCCGATGTGCGGACGCGCGAGCAGGCGCAGGAACTCACGCCTCCCCCACGACTAATCACCAACAAGGATCGCCGCCTCCAGCGGAGGCGGGAGCGCGGCCTCCTCATCGACGAGGCAGACGAGCACGCCCTGGCGGTGTGGCCCGAGTGCTTCTCGCAGGATGTCGCTGCCACGAACGAGTACACGGCGCAGAGGATGGCAGAGCGAGCCATGCGTCGGGCGGACAAGCGTGCGAGGAAGGAACTGGTGGAAGCCTAGATCGAGCTGGGATATGCGTCGAGCTGGGACCTGCGTCGACCTGAGACGATGAAGATCCTCAGTGGCTCGACGCGTTTACGTCGTCGGACTACATCACCGAGGAGGACAAGTAGTAGTTTTATCTACTTTTATTTAGCATCCTATGAACTAGCTTTTGTTTGGGGCTTGAACTATGCTATGGATTTGAACCATGTGTTGTTTCATATTTTTGTCGTATGTGTTGTTTCAATTTTTATCTAGTTTTATTTAAATTAGCATCGTTTTATCAGGTCACGCGCGCTGGATTTTGCGGCGCCTGGTGAAGCACTATAGCGACATGCTAAATTTTGCAGCATCTGGTAAAGCAACCACCCTTATGCGCGTGCTAAAATGCTATTTCGATGTTGTAAAAAAAATTTAGTGCGCCGCGCAATTGGCGTGCCTATTAGAGATGCTCTTACGCTGAGTTATACTTGTCATGCATATAACTGAGTTAACGAGTGATGTTATATCATCTCTTCCCTTCCAGGTGCTCGGAAAATCATCTCTAATCCCGCAAAAGGAAAACATCTCTAAAAAACGTACAATTGCACCAAAAACTACAATTACAAAAAAACAGTTCAAATTGCATGAGTGTAATTGCACAAAAGGTGTAGTTGCACAGATATAAAAGTGCAACAAAATATTGAAACAAAATATAAAAGTACAATTTTTTTGTTGCGGACAATATAATTGAACCATATGAAAGTGTATCTGCACCCAACAAAACGCAAATGCACAAAAAAAAGTTAATTGCACCCAAAAAGTGAAAATGTGCAATTTATTTCCACGCATGATAaacaaaaaaagaatgaaaaattaAATGACAAAGATAAATTACTAAAACACTTTTAAAAACCAAAAAATAAACACAAACATTCTTGGGAAATGCATTTGTACCTGCGCAAGCGGTACACGAGTTATCACATCCATCCATTGACAAAAGACTGCATTGAGATGTGGAAAAAGTGGTGGTGGAGGTAATATGTTTCTAGCCATTCTGTATATACTTTGAAAATGAGAGAAGAACTAATGTGATCCCTGCGGCATGACACAAAGGCATCTCATGGGTGTTTAGACTCAAAAAATAAAAACCCTGTTTCTTTGTGTTTCTTCTCGATGCCATGGTTGCCCGTTGAGATGGAAGACCATTTTTTATATGCTAGCAAGGCTGACTCTACCTAATAAAGTTCACAAAAAAAGGCCTACGCTACAATCCGGCCGGCCCAACTGTATTCAAAGAACTTCATGTACTCGGCTATGCAGAGTCAAGGTAATCAAACGATAAAAAACCAAGGTAATCAAATGCATCCAAGCCCATGGAGGACATTGTTATCCCCCAAACAAAAACTGACACTGCAAGTTCAGGCATATATTGCAGCTAACCTTTAAAGAAATTTACAACAAGATCCCGCTGCATTTGCATGGTTTTACTCCAGAAATGTCGCTGGACAGATTGATCACAGGAACAGAAAAATAGAGGGTAAGCAACAGTTGCGACAGAGAAAACGGTGGCATGTCCTACACTCCCTACTCACTCGGCCCATACCTTTAGGCATGCGGCATCACTCAGTTCCGACATTGTAGCAAGCACGTCCCAAAATAGTACTAATTCGTGCTATTATTCTTACAGACCAATGTGAGATTtgcaaaaacagaaatagaaaacgATACAGTTGCGTTGTGTTACTCCACACTGAACACTCCATAATAACATACAGTACTGTAAATCTTAGTGTATTGTCTTGGGTGTTCTCCCTTTGCCAGCTGCGGTCTTCCATACAGTGTGACAGGATAACTATACTGCCGGCATTTAACCAAAAGGCCCAGACGCAGTCCACATAAAGTAACTATTCTGGATGGAAGCGACAAATTTATCTAATCCACTCCAGCGGCGTCTAGTGAGGTTCTGGACAGTTTATCACACATCAGCGCTGGATGAATGTCGCCACCAGGGCAACAACTGCCGCAACGGCTTTGGGCCCATAGTAGCCGGAAACGGGGAACGGTGGGCCGTCCCTCGATCCGGATTCATCGACCCAGAATCAGATTCGGGAACGAGGGTCGATTCGGTACGATTCGATGTGGATTCAGCGTTTCCGCAGCCGGATCGTCGATTCAGGTTCGGCGACTCGACAGTCTTGGTTCTTGAATCGATCGAGTAAGCAAAAGGTCAGCCATATCAATCAGGAACTCCTCGTTTTACTCTCTGCCCCGTTCATTTCCACTCCCCTAAATAACTCCTCGTTCTGCTCTCCAATTACTTCAAGGCTGCTAATAAATTTTCCATTGGGAAGGAGATGATTTATTTTAGTCTTCATGGATCGACGGGAGATGACCAACTAGTAAAGATTCACGTTCCTCGTTCCATGGTATCGTACCGGATTCATAGTACCGGAATTGATTGGATCGCGTTTCCGCTTTAGAAAAATCGTTCTAGAGATGTATACCCCCGTTGTACCCTATTTTTTCTAGCCTCCGACTCTCGTCCCTCGTTCCCGTTCCTCGTTCCCATCGTACCGGAAACATGGCAACTATGCTTGGGCCTTGACTTCTCGTCCTCGAACAGCACAGCCAAGATGACGGCGGCTTTCGAGGAAGAATTGAATACTGCCGGAATGTGCAGCGCACACCATGCGACGTTCCCACCTACTTGCTCAACCATCAGCAGAATCCTTGAATTAAAAGAATCAAGTTTCCAAATCAGAAAAGCAAAGTAGCACTTCATATAAAGAACGGGGAACGGGGCCAAACCATCGTTGTCTGCAAACCAACTGGTCACCCCAGCTAAAATAGACCACCAACAAATCCGCAGCTGAAGCCTTTTGAATCAATCTGTATCTAACATCACAACAGACATACATAAAATCCAGAATAAAGAAATACATAAAATCCTCTTTGAAGGCATACATAAAATCCATAAAAGCCAATGCCTTCAAAAGAAAAGGCTCTTGATACCTAAACAACGTGGCAAACAAGAGGCTTAAAGCTTCAACATGTATGGAGTATTCGCTCAAGATGTTTAAACATATCCTATGATGGGAATAAGTTATGGTACTTGCATCACAAGTAATAGTTCATTACCCATAAATAGTTACCACCAAAGGCGTTCATAAGAGACTGTCAATAGATCCTATTGATAAACTGTATCAATAAGTAAACTCTTAAATACAGAAATATACCTTCCACCCCTTCATAAAGAAATCAAGATTTGTCTTCTTTCTTGCTACAGAAGCCATGAACCGGTTAACAGATTCCTTAAGTAGTTACTCCAATGAGGGGGAAACTTGACATGGTTAGTGAAAATATAAAACCCACAATGGAGATGTGTCGGCATTAGTCATGTTATTGCATGCCAAAAGAAAATGAATCATTCAAAGGACTAAGGAGGACAGCAGACCACTAATTCCTTTGTAATTGCCTTCCCAGCAGGCACATCAAGTGTCTGTTCCTTGTCCCTCACTCCAGTCTGTTTCTTAATGTTTTGTATTCAGAAAATGGAGAATTGATGCCACATCTGCTTTCAGGCATCAAACAGAGGAAACCAAAGGTGGTGGCCAGGAACTTAATTGACCTAAGGTTCAATAACAATCATATGTCCTAGAATTATGTTACCTAATAAATCACAAAGATAAGAAATAATTCTAAGAGCATAGGGGATTATTCAGGGCACGTAGCTGACAATATTGGTTTTCTATATATGAATTATGTTCGGAAAAGAACAAGAGTGGAATGTATACCAAATTCTACAAGATGGCTACCTATGCAGATACAGCTGGAAAGAACATGTGAATAACTTCTACATTGTCTAAATCTACATTGTGGAAGCACCAACATATCAGTGCATCCATTTAACTTGATAGAAGCACCTTGCATAACACAATAAAACCGAGCATACAAATTCAATTCTCTAGCAGAACAAAAGGGCACATACAATCAACAAATTCTGACCAAAACCAGAGATTAGTGATCAGAAGGAAGTTGTTGAGCAAAATCTCAAAACTGGAGTTGTAGGGGAGGGAGGAAAGTGAGAGCATACATAAGCCAAGAAGAAGAATCGGGAATGAGAGAGATTAACATAAAACCAGTAAATTGGGGCAGGGTGAAAAATAAATGGAGGTAACAGCaaggaacaacaacaacaaagcctttagtcccaaacaaattggggtaggctagaggtgaaacccataagatctcgcgaccaactcatggctctggcacatggatagcaagcttccacgcacccctgtccataactaattctttggtgatactccaatccttcaggtctctcttaacgaactcctcccatgtcaaattcggtctaccccgacctctcttgacattctccgcacgctttagccgtccgctatgcactggagcttccggaggcctgcgctgaatatgcccaaaccatcacagacgatgttggacaagcttctcttcaattggtgctaccccaactctatcccgtatatcatcattccggactcgatccttcctcgtgtggccacacatccatctcaacacaCGCATCTtcaccacacctaactgttgaacatgtcgccttttagtcggccaacactcagcgccatacaacattgcgggtcgaaccgccgtcctgtagaacttgccttttagcttttgtggcaccctcttgtcacagagaatgccagaagcttggcgccacttcatccatccggctttggtAACGGCAAGGAAAAGGAGGTGAAAATTGTGGGGGAGTTGAGGCATGCCGGTGTGAGCGGCACAAGAAGTTGAAGAACTGGTGGCAAATAGCGGCAAAGCAACTGCAAGGTTCAATTACCAGCCTCATCAAGATGGCAGCTTCGCCGGCGCTTAGACATCGGATTTGCTAGCCCGGGAGGAACAGAATTGAAGGATACCACAAATTTATGGAGAATGGACGCCGAGGTGCGTCAAAGAAGCCCATGTGAATATGGGAATTTCTACCGCGTGACAAGATGACTTTTTCTTCTAAAATGAGAGCGAGTGGCACTCCTAGCATGCAATCTTCGACCGGTTGTACCGAGTACAAAGCCCGAAGACCAATTCCAACACGATCAACTCCAGGGCTCTTAAGTCAGTCTTCAAAGCAGCAGCGTTCCAAGAGATGGTAGACCTCTAGCGCGACCACATTCACACTGTAAAAAGCCCTAGTCTAAAGTCTGACTGTGAAGGAAACCATTTTGAACACCAAGTCGTGCGCCACCTCCTCAGAGCTTCGTCAACAGTAACGGCAACCTCCCCTCCTAGCCCCATCTACCGTCATCTTGTTGGGAATCTTGTGTATTTAAATCACTCGTCCGCACATTTCATATCCCGTTCATAGTCACCACATCCAGTCAGTTTTTCTCTCCTCCCACTTCAATCCACTAGTCACCACATatgtgttctacgatatcttcatgGGACTCTCGCGGTCTCTTCTTCCCATTCATTGATCCCTTTCTGCTTACTATGTTTTCGTGGTTTTCTCATTGCATGGATCTTCATGAGACTCTCTCGCCGTCTCTTCTTCCCACGCTCAAATTCGTCACCCCTTTCCACTTAATGTTTTTCTTGGTGGTTTCTCATTGTCTGGAAGATGAAGAAACATACTACACTTTCTTGTTCGAATGTAGAGGCTAAGTTGCGAGGTACTGCTATTTTTACAGTAGATGTGACTTGGCTTTGATGGCTGCTCGAGGATTTTGTGTTTCAATCACTACACCTACTACTCTCTTATCAGATAGTATAAGTGCTATCAGTATCGTGTGCGGCCTtttgaagcatgagctcaccaagtatattggtgttgatgcttcctTGGTGTGCTCCAGTGTGCAAGATCAaattattgctcttcagtatgtgccttccgatgTTGACCGATTTATtaacgaaggcccagactagagcaccaCACAACTTCTATCTCTCCAAACTcggtgttgttgatccaccatgagctTGAGGATTTGGGTGCTTCGGTTTATAAGGGAAATTGGATCGAAAACCAAACAAAGCAGGCCAATTTACAAGGAAAAGTAGCACAAAAACCACACAAGCATCACAGCCTCATCTATAGCACAGCACATGCGACAATTGCACTAAACACACTCCCCCAAATCCAATATTGCCGCTCTAATGATTTCACTCGCACGCGAGCCACACAGCAGAAATGCCCAACTGCCGACAACCAAACAAACCCACTCGGCACAATAGTTCTTCCACCTCACTCCACAACAACCACGTCATGCCAACCCGAGTAGTAGATTCGCGTGTAGACACCAGATCCACCCACTGCCACGGCTGACGCACATGCGTAGGGTGGTGGATGATGCCTCTCTCCTCCCAGAACCCTCTTATGTCTTCCCTCTTCCTTGCTTCCCCTATCGTCATCCCCTTGCCCCTCAGCTCTGGGTCCAACAAGGCGGCTGACGGCGAAGGCAATCCGCTCCCAAC encodes the following:
- the LOC123107925 gene encoding protein PELPK1; the encoded protein is MASNASMLAVIMACALLLAGSMCHAARNLADTTPAAAAPAASAVPGLPAMPTLPAVPTDTVTLMPPMPSVTLPTVPQVTLPPMPSIVVPKAVLPPMPKVTLPTVPQVTMAPMPAIVVPKVTLPPLPFIPNVNVPMPFAAPPPSA
- the LOC123107926 gene encoding protein app1; its protein translation is MASNASMLAVIMACALLLAGSTCHAARNLAGTTLAGAAPAASAVPGLPAVPTLPAVPTDTVTLMPPVPSVTLPTVPQVMLPPMPAIVVPKAVLPPMPKVTLPTVPQVTMAPMPAIVVPKVTLPLLPFVPNVNVPMPFAAPPPSA